In the Blautia coccoides genome, CAAAAGAGAAGCCAATGCATTTCGTGATGAAGTAATCGGACAGCTACATACCGGAACCTATATTGTGTATGGAAAAATCCGGGTAGAGGAGTTTATGATCTTCTGGTTGGAAAATATTATGCGTCCCCGAATAACAGACGACACTTATACAACTTACAAAAGTGCCATTAAGAATTACATTGTTCCACAGATTGGAAAGATGTATATGTCTACACTAAATCAGGGGTATATCAGAAAATTATATAATGCAGTTGCAGAGAAGTATGAATCAGTTGCGAAAAATGTCAGGACGATCATGAAAACATCATTGGAGTATGCATTTAACAAAAATGTACTGGCAACAAATCCAGCGAAGGGAATCAATTTACCGAAGAAAATAAAAAAGACAGAGTATCGCGTCCTGAAAATTGACGAGAAGAAAACATTGACACTTCCGCAGGTGCTTCGGTTGATTGAGGCGAGCAAGGAGACATCGATTCATATGCAAATTCTGTTTGCGGTATTGATGGGACTCAGAAGAAGTGAAATAAATGCTCTGAAATACAGTGATGTCGATTACATTCACAGGACGTTGAGAGTAGAGCGTCAGTTGGGAAAAAAGCCAAACAGTAAAGCAGAAGACTGTGCACCTAAGATGCTGACAAAGCAGGAAATTAAAACAAAAA is a window encoding:
- a CDS encoding site-specific integrase, with the protein product MHKTFDFKKYVEYKVYSVTTIKNGYGFRVLLTFADESKKTQQHAGFTTKREANAFRDEVIGQLHTGTYIVYGKIRVEEFMIFWLENIMRPRITDDTYTTYKSAIKNYIVPQIGKMYMSTLNQGYIRKLYNAVAEKYESVAKNVRTIMKTSLEYAFNKNVLATNPAKGINLPKKIKKTEYRVLKIDEKKTLTLPQVLRLIEASKETSIHMQILFAVLMGLRRSEINALKYSDVDYIHRTLRVERQLGKKPNSKAEDCAPKMLTKQEIKTKTPAGVREIPIPDYVFEAILEERKTYEKNRRRRPKEFRDWNYICCSTYGNPRSKGFHQKYYKDLLKSLDLPDIHFHQLRNTYATILLKNSFNSKGVSHLLGHAKEIISVDVYGDTQEIIEDCLDVLEPFIEEVIPKERKDQYYDYSEMIEIDLILEEYFNAA